One genomic region from Nymphaea colorata isolate Beijing-Zhang1983 chromosome 10, ASM883128v2, whole genome shotgun sequence encodes:
- the LOC116263273 gene encoding uncharacterized protein LOC116263273, with amino-acid sequence MEGNLSGGNMIAGPSYGVLELQGSLHPHQHHQHSHALNQNHQQHQRPPSHHPHLLQDVYPMSVTPLDCEPSLAAPDFRGSHRSTHSGAKLCASDEDEPSFNEDGIDGHPEDGKGKKNSPWHRMKWTDGMVKLLISIVSYIGEDAASECSGGRKKLVILQKKGKWKTVSKVMAARGCYVSPQQCEDKFNDLNKRYKRLTDVLGRGTSCKVVENPVLLDSMDHLSEKSKEDVRKILSSKHLFYEEMCSYHNGNRLHLLDDPSLLQCLQSVLRGRDGRASSRSARDDNDCEDDEDEIEEGNDDPEDNEFHGEDGGLIHKRPKIRSNIEDTSLWTIPNAHDFSKRIGSENLVVGEANEMTQEQASWMQREWIKNRMLQLEEQKINIQAQALELEAQRFKWQRFSRKKDRELDKLKLENERMKLENERFVLQLRRKELELGLGRSDASMPESSHALVRLQRTGDQDEMERTHCI; translated from the coding sequence ATGGAAGGGAACTTGTCAGGAGGAAACATGATTGCTGGTCCTTCCTATGGTGTCTTAGAGCTACAAGGATCTTTGCATCCCCACCAGCATCATCAACACTCACATGCACTAAATCAGAACCATCAACAGCATCAGCGCCCTCCGAGTCATCATCCCCACCTCCTTCAAGATGTGTACCCTATGTCGGTTACTCCACTCGACTGCGAGCCGTCGTTGGCAGCGCCTGACTTCAGGGGTAGCCACAGAAGCACCCATAGTGGTGCCAAATTGTGTGCCAGTGATGAAGATGAACCCAGCTTTAATGAGGATGGCATCGATGGTCACCCGGAGGATGGCAAGGGTAAGAAGAATTCACCTTGGCACAGAATGAAATGGACGGATGGCATGGTGAAGCTTCTGATTTCTATCGTGTCATACATTGGAGAAGATGCTGCTTCGGAATGCAGtggaggaaggaagaagcttGTGATTTTGCAAAAGAAGGGGAAGTGGAAAACTGTCTCTAAAGTCATGGCGGCAAGAGGATGCTACGTTTCCCCGCAACAATGTGAAGATAAATTTAACGATCTTAATAAGAGGTACAAGAGGCTTACGGATGTGCTAGGAAGGGGGACCTCATGTAAAGTTGTTGAGAACCCTGTGCTTTTAGATTCCATGGACCATCTTTCCGAGAAGTCCAAGGAAGATGTGAGAAAGATTCTGAGCTCTAAGCATCTGTTTTATGAAGAGATGTGCTCTTATCACAATGGCAACCGCCTGCATTTGCTAGATGACCCATCACTTTTACAGTGCTTGCAATCGGTTCTCAGAGGGAGAGACGGCCGGGCGTCGAGCAGGTCGGCAAGAGATGACAACGATTGTGaggatgatgaagatgaaattgAGGAAGGTAACGACGATCCAGAGGATAATGAATTTCATGGAGAGGATGGGGGCTTAATACACAAGAGGCCTAAGATTCGGAGCAACATAGAAGACACGAGCTTGTGGACAATTCCTAATGCACATGACTTCTCCAAGCGAATTGGTTCAGAAAATCTTGTAGTAGGGGAAGCAAACGAGATGACACAGGAACAGGCATCATGGATGCAGAGGGAATGGATAAAAAACCGAATGTTGCAGCTGGAAGAACAAAAGATAAACATCCAAGCTCAAGCTCTAGAGCTTGAAGCTCAGCGCTTCAAGTGGCAGAGATTTAGCAGGAAGAAGGACAGGGAATTGGATAAGCTGAAGCTTGAAAATGAAAGGATGAAACTTGAAAACGAGCGCTTCGTGTTGCAATTGAGAAGGAAAGAATTAGAGCTCGGCTTAGGAAGGTCTGATGCTTCAATGCCTGAGTCCAGTCATGCCTTGGTGCGTTTGCAGCGGACAGGAGATCAGGATGAGATGGAAAGAACTCACTGCATCTAA
- the LOC116262375 gene encoding uncharacterized protein LOC116262375 — protein sequence MAEPAGEAALLQEAFRLLERARELQESAASLISRAKNEEQSLCQKAQVLESEIQRLRRSVAAAAKSGAVDAATADKLEEEIYKVKCVMSDGDVSSFLPHKGDGRFLRMFLGPINVRAGRKDVQLKVKEEYNSYRDRTAILFLIFPCILLFLRNRMWNGCFSALPVQLYQAWLLYLYVSLALRENILRLNGSDIRPWWIYHHYCAMAMALISLTWKIEGEPDCAKKQRGVQLFLAWAIMQGVAMLLQNRYQRQRLYTRIALGKARRMDVVWGETSGVQGQLWILYPLLFILQIFEAYVGLLLLQTAFSGVVSEWQVVVCGILLVVMAVGNFINTIQTLREKSKVKAKIKRSKSKQEIDQSTSPSELGKAS from the exons ATGGCGGAACCTGCCGGAGAGGCCGCCCTGCTCCAGGAGGCCTTCCGGCTGCTGGAAAGGGCGAGGGAGCTGCAGGAATCGGCTGCCTCCCTCATCTCCAGGGCCAAGAACGAGGAGCAGTCTCTCTGCCAAAAAGCGCAGGTCCTCGAATCCGAAATTCAGAGGCTCAGGCGCTCTGTCGCGGCCGCCGCTAAGAGCGGAGCCGTCGACGCCGCGACCGCTGACAAG ctggaggaagaAATCTACAAGGTCAAGTGTGTTATGAGCGATGGCGATGTCTCTTCGTTTCTCCCTCACAAAGGCGATG GTAGATTTCTAAGGATGTTTCTTGGGCCTATTAATGTACGGGCTGGCAGAAAGGATGTTCAGTTGAAAGTGAAGGAGGAGTATAATAGTTATCGA GACCGGACAGCCATTTTGTTTCTGATATTTCCTTGCATACTTCTCTTTCTAAGAAATCGAATGTGGAATGGATGCTTCTCAGCACTTCCAGTTCAGTTGTACCAG gCCTGGCTGTTATATCTATATGTTAGTTTGGCCTTGCGGGAGAATATTTTAAGGCTGAATGGAAGTGATATTCGTCCTTG GTGGATATACCACCATTATTGTGCTATGGCGATGGCTCTTATCAGTCTCACATGGAAGATAGAAGGTGAACCTGACTGCGCAAAGAAGCAG CGAGGAGTTCAGCTGTTTCTGGCATGGGCAATAATGCAAGGTGTTGCAATGCTTCTACAGAACAGATATCAACGCCAAAGGCTGTATACCCGTATTGCATTGGGCAAG GCAAGGAGAATGGATGTTGTATGGGGAGAAACTAGTGGTGTGCAAGGTCAACTATGGATTTTATACCCTCTACTTTTTATACTTCAG ATTTTTGAGGCATATGTTGGGCTATTGCTGCTTCAGACTGCATTTTCCGGTGTTGTTTCTGAGTGGCAA GTTGTCGTTTGTGGAATTCTGCTGGTTGTCATGGCAGTTGGAAACTTCATAAACACAATTCAAACCCTTAGGGAAAAGTCAAAGGTTAAAGCAAAGATTAAGAGAAGCAAGAGCAAGCAGGAGATTGACCAATCCACAAGCCCCTCTGAACTGGGGAAAGCTTCCTAG
- the LOC116262374 gene encoding probable methyltransferase PMT18: MAKEYSGSPKPHHLESKNNRLSWVIGVSALCVIFYVLGAWQSSTAPAGANYRKTRFDGSTRKGSRQAVHSLSKLDFEAHHETDTHDELVMPREFPACDMKYSEYTPCQDPNRSLKFDRNMLKYRERHCPTPEEQLKCLIPAPPNYKTPFRWPKSRDYAWFDNVPHKELTIEKAVQNWIQVEGDKFRFPGGGTMFARGADAYIDDIAELIPINSGAIRTALDTGCGVASWGAYLLSRNILTMSFAPRDTHEAQVQFALERGVPAMIGVMAADRMPYPARSFDMAHCSRCLIPWQEYEGLYLIEVDRVLRPGGYWILSGPPIHWKKYFKGWDRTEEDLKQEQDAIEDVAKRLCWKKVVEKGDLAIWRKPMNHIDCIKSKRVYKVPHICKGGNPDAAWYTKMETCITPLPQVQSANEVAGGALKNWPERAMAVPPRISSGSIPGITPEKFAADNELWKERLKHYSSFIPSFTRGRYRNIMDMNAYLGGFAAGLANAPVWVMNVVPANPQHDTLAAIYERGFIGTYQDWCEAFSTYPRTYDLIHAGGVFGIYQDRCDITNILLEMDRILRPEGTVIFRDTVEVLVKVREITDAMKWKSEIVDHESGPFNPEKILYAVKTYWTGKGSQ, encoded by the exons ATGGCTAAAGAGTACAGTGGATCTCCGAAACCCCATCACTTGGAATCAAAGAATAATCGTCTCTCCTGGGTTATAGGTGTCAGTGCCCTATGTGTAATCTTTTATGTCCTTGGAGCATGGCAGAGCTCTACTGCTCCCGCAGGAGCGAATTACAGGAAGACAAGATTTGATGGCAGTACTCGAAAAGGTTCACGTCAAGCTGTCCATTCATTATCTAAACTGGATTTTGAAGCTCACCATGAAACAGACACCCACGACGAACTTGTAATGCCCCGGGAATTCCCAGCCTGCGACATGAAATACAGCGAGTACACCCCCTGCCAAGATCCAAATAGATCACTGAAATTCGACAGAAACATGTTGAAGTACCGAGAGAGGCATTGTCCTACACCGGAGGAGCAACTGAAATGCTTGATCCCTGCTCCGCCTAATTACAAAACTCCGTTCAGGTGGCCGAAGAGCAGGGACTATGCTTGGTTTGACAATGTCCCGCACAAGGAATTGACAATCGAGAAGGCTGTTCAGAATTggattcaagttgaaggagataAGTTTCGGTTTCCCGGTGGAGGCACCATGTTTGCTCGAGGAGCAGATGCATACATCGATGATATTGCCGAGCTCATACCAATCAATTCTGGGGCAATCAGAACTGCCCTTGACACTGGATGTGGA GTGGCTAGTTGGGGCGCCTATCTGCTAAGTAGGAATATCTTGACAATGTCATTTGCACCGAGGGATACACATGAAGCTCAGGTTCAGTTCGCACTGGAGCGAGGAGTTCCAGCAATGATCGGAGTGATGGCCGCAGATCGTATGCCATATCCTGCTCGATCTTTTGACATGGCTCACTGCTCTCGGTGTCTGATCCCATGGCAAGAATATG AGGGGCTTTATTTGATTGAAGTAGACAGAGTTCTAAGACCAGGAGGTTACTGGATCTTATCTGGTCCTCCAATTCActggaaaaaatatttcaaaggaTGGGACCGAACTgaggaagatttgaaacaagagCAGGATGCCATTGAGGATGTGGCAAAGCGTCTCTGCTGGAAGAAGGTGGTGGAGAAGGGTGATCTTGCTATATGGCGGAAACCCATGAACCATATCGACTGTATCAAAAGCAAGCGAGTCTACAAGGTCCCTCACATCTGCAAGGGTGGTAACCCCGACGCTGCCTG GTATACAAAGATGGAAACTTGCATAACCCCGCTTCCCCAGGTGCAGAGTGCAAATGAAGTAGCCGGAGGAGCATTGAAGAATTGGCCAGAGAGGGCAATGGCTGTTCCTCCAAGAATTTCTAGCGGTTCTATCCCCGGAATCACGCCGGAAAAATTTGCAGCAGACAATGAGCTGTGGAAGGAACGCCTGAAGCACTACTCGAGCTTCATCCCGTCTTTTACTCGCGGACGTTACAGGAACATCATGGACATGAATGCTTACTTGGGAGGTTTTGCAGCAGGATTGGCTAATGCACCTGTGTGGGTTATGAACGTTGTTCCCGCCAATCCCCAGCATGATACTCTTGCAGCAATCTATGAAAGAGGCTTCATTGGTACATACCAGGACTGGTGCGAAGCTTTCTCTACATATCCGAGAACTTATGATCTTATTCATGCTGGTGGTGTATTTGGCATCTATCAGGACAG GTGTGACATAACCAACATTCTCTTGGAAATGGATAGGATTCTTAGACCAGAAGGGACTGTGATATTTAGAGACACTGTGGAGGTTCTCGTCAAGGTTCGAGAGATAACAGATGCAATGAAGTGGAAAAGCGAGATTGTGGACCATGAGAGCGGACCTTTCAATCCTGAGAAGATCCTTTATGCTGTCAAGACTTACTGGACGGGGAAGGGAAGCCAGTGA